In the genome of Flavobacterium panacagri, one region contains:
- a CDS encoding C45 family autoproteolytic acyltransferase/hydolase, with product MKSRVIYFFLIGFLSLLISCGTSKSKHHKPDLTAFNNSKPVVTKVSDTVFISGKNSLLKNKQGLWELYVEGDPLEIGLTTGALTDSLLQKQQRIFFSKITDFIPSKFQQKLLRNFLKWYNRKLYLNVPDEYQTEIYGVSEYSSDEFNNIAPKYQRGLYLHGAHDIGHALQDLALVGCSSFAAWNEKSEDGNLILARNFDFYVNDAFAENKIAAFIKPKEGYPFMMVTWPGMIGAVSGMNYEGLTVTINASKSKIPLSAKTPISILTREILQHAKNVDEAIAIAKKRKVFVSESIMVGSANDNKAILIEVSPNKMDVYDVPNSDQLICSNHFQGEAFTADKRNQEQIINSHSEYRFERMKELLSEKSKVNPEIASEILRNKNGLKNISLGFGNEKALNQLLAHHGIIFKPKEKLVWVSANPYQLGEFVCYDLNLIFGKNKTESKSFQTENLNIAKDPFLETTAFQNFKKFKIEDHKIDSVLDNKETISPEFIQNYQSLNPDYWVVYYKTGLYFYQKKEFQQAKLNFEKALTLEITTIPDKEKIEKYLKKVKRKLQ from the coding sequence ATGAAAAGCCGAGTTATTTATTTCTTCCTTATCGGTTTTCTCAGTTTGCTGATTTCCTGCGGTACATCAAAATCAAAACATCATAAACCCGATCTTACTGCTTTTAATAATTCCAAACCAGTTGTTACCAAAGTTTCTGATACTGTTTTTATCTCTGGAAAAAATTCACTTTTAAAAAATAAACAAGGTCTTTGGGAATTGTATGTTGAAGGCGATCCGCTTGAAATTGGTCTCACAACCGGCGCTTTAACCGATTCGCTTTTACAAAAACAACAGCGTATTTTTTTCTCCAAAATAACCGATTTTATTCCGTCCAAATTTCAGCAGAAATTGTTGAGGAATTTCCTAAAATGGTACAATCGAAAGTTGTATTTGAATGTTCCAGACGAATATCAAACCGAAATTTATGGCGTTTCAGAATATAGTTCAGATGAATTTAACAACATCGCGCCTAAATATCAACGTGGTTTGTATCTGCATGGCGCACATGATATTGGGCACGCTTTGCAAGATCTGGCTTTGGTAGGTTGTTCTTCTTTTGCAGCTTGGAACGAAAAATCAGAAGATGGAAATTTAATTCTGGCCCGCAATTTTGATTTTTATGTGAATGACGCTTTCGCGGAAAATAAAATCGCGGCCTTTATAAAACCAAAAGAAGGTTATCCGTTTATGATGGTAACTTGGCCGGGAATGATTGGTGCGGTTTCGGGAATGAATTATGAAGGATTGACCGTAACGATAAATGCTTCGAAATCTAAAATTCCGCTTAGCGCTAAAACGCCAATTTCTATTCTGACTCGTGAAATTTTACAGCATGCCAAAAATGTAGACGAAGCCATTGCCATTGCAAAAAAAAGAAAAGTTTTTGTTTCTGAATCAATTATGGTGGGAAGCGCCAATGACAATAAAGCAATTTTGATTGAAGTTTCTCCCAACAAAATGGACGTTTATGATGTTCCAAACAGCGATCAATTAATTTGTTCGAATCATTTTCAAGGAGAAGCTTTTACAGCAGATAAACGAAATCAGGAACAAATTATAAATAGTCATTCTGAATATCGCTTTGAAAGAATGAAGGAATTGCTGTCTGAAAAATCAAAAGTAAATCCCGAAATTGCTTCGGAAATTCTTCGAAATAAAAACGGTTTAAAAAACATTTCTTTAGGATTTGGAAATGAAAAAGCATTAAATCAATTACTGGCTCATCATGGAATTATTTTTAAACCTAAAGAAAAATTAGTCTGGGTTTCTGCAAATCCGTATCAATTAGGCGAATTTGTCTGTTATGATTTGAATTTAATTTTCGGAAAAAATAAAACTGAATCAAAATCTTTTCAAACCGAAAATCTAAATATTGCCAAAGATCCTTTTTTGGAAACCACTGCTTTTCAGAATTTTAAAAAATTTAAGATTGAAGATCATAAAATAGATTCGGTTTTAGATAATAAAGAAACGATTTCTCCCGAATTCATTCAAAATTATCAATCGTTAAACCCTGATTATTGGGTTGTATATTATAAGACAGGATTGTACTTTTACCAAAAAAAGGAATTCCAACAGGCAAAGCTTAATTTTGAAAAAGCTTTAACCCTTGAAATTACTACAATTCCTGATAAAGAAAAGATTGAAAAATATTTAAAAAAAGTCAAAAGAAAATTACAATGA